The sequence CGGGCTCGGGCCCCCCGTGGCCCACGATGGGGGCGCCGGTGCTCGGccgcgggaggcggcgcggtGGACCGGCGAGGCGCGGGACtggcgaggcggcgacggcggcggagaggaggcgcgggaccggcgaggcgacggcggtggcggcggagaggcgcggccatggcgacggcAGCCCACGAAGCGGCGCTAGATCTAGGGGCTAGCCGAGCCCGCTAGGGTTGCGCAAGGGGCGGTGTCGAGGAGTTGAggaagcccgccgccgccggccagcgggCCGGAGCCGAggaagcccgccgccgccggccggtgggctggagccgaggaggcggcggagtcgAGGAGTCGGcggagcggaggaggcggcggggcggagtcagcggagcagaggaggtgGCGGGGCGGACGACGGAGTCGAGGAGTCGGGTGGGGCGGGGCCTGCTGCGCGAGGGCGGAGCGCCGGAGCCGCGGAGGGGAGGAGCACtgcgcgaggaggcggcggggagtCGAGTCGGGGTATAGAGGAGTCGGACGGTGTCAGGGGATGGGGGCGCTAGGGTTGACTGGCTGTGGGCTGGGCTGTATGTTTAATACTTCGGTAGGCCTTGGGAGTTAGCGGGCCGCTACCGGGCCGGCCTGCTAATTCCGTGccgggccgtgccagcccacgGGCTGGGGTGACGGCCCAAGCCCGGGCACGGGGAGCGGGCCGGGCCAGCTCGGGCACGGTTTggaccgggccgggccgtgcttgggccgggccaaattgGCCGTGCTTCGGGCGGGCTAACGGGCTACGGGCTACATGGACATCTATAGAGCTAGCCACCGCAATGTTTGCCATGAGATAGTCCATAATATTAAAATATTCACTACAGGCTGGCTGAAATATAGTAGAAGTGATCCATATAGCAGTCCATAGCAAAAGGTATTCATAGTGCTATGGACTACCCATAAGAAATAAACAAATATTACTCTTTCTTCCATCTCCTCTCTCACTCTATAGATTCCATCATGACATATCCATATATATTGTGGCAACAACAATAGCTATAGACTACTAACACAAAAGCCGTCCATATAGActacttaggccctgtttggttccaaatttttttcagaaattcctatcacatcaaaaggaatcttactattttatattattaaataaaatctgtttataaatgttttttgacagctgagtgctttttcgcgagatgaatctaatgagcctaattaattcataatttgttacagtgatgctacagtaaccatttgctaatcatagattaagatacatcattagattcgtctcgcagtttagccccagggttctgcagttagttttataattaatctttatttaatactttaaatactaaaaagtccctgaTACTTTTTTAAGTCCCTGTTTCAAAACACCCTCTTAGTCCATATACATTGTGGTTGCTGGGTGGAGTAGTTCCTGTGGTTGGGCAGTTGGGATGGGCACCACCATGCCTCCCTGGTGCTGCAGCGAGACATACCCAGCTGCACAGTGGTCTGAAATTTGATGTCCATCACAAGGCACCAACTTGTATGTCTTTTACGCGCGGCATGCGTGTTTATAGGCGGCGTACGTACGCCTGTAGCCTGTACATTGTACCCTCAAGGACCATCCAGGTCACTGACTACGGGCCGGATCTCCAGAGAAAATTatcaaagagagagagaaattcaAGATGGGCCTCCCTGGAGGCAAAGGCAGTGCCATACTGCCATTCCCTGCCATCTGGCCCGGGTGGTCCGGTCCGGGATGAAGGTACAGCAGTGCACATGCGAGGCAAAATGGTGAAATGGATTCCCTCTTTGCCAGCCAGCCCTACTGACCACTGTACTACCTTCCCTTTTGCCCTCCATCAGGGAGATGACCACTGCATTTAGGATTTGGTGATCTTGCTCATCGCATTGCTTGCCCCTCTGTCTCTCTGTACTTTCTACACTTTTTTACTGCTAAATGCTTTTCAGCCATATGGTTCCTCTTTGTGTAGAAATTAAACCAGAACTCGAGTCATGGTTGGTAGCACTGCATCTCTGGTGTGGTGATGACTCGCCACGCCTTCTCGTTGCCAGCCATGGGGTCTCAATTCTCGTGGACCAAAGACTTGGGTTACGTTGGAGTTACACCATGCCGTAGGTGGCCATTGTTGGTGGTTCAGTTGAGCTTGAAGAGCGGGGAACGAACGGAGATGAGGAGAAGAACTGAAGAAGATGCTGGAGAACAGGCCGGGGACAGGCAGAGGGGTCACATGGGCTGCCGCGTCATGTGCCAGCCAGTTCACGCTTGCGGTGCGGCGTGCCCGCGGTGGCCGGGCGGGGGCGCATTTACATGAGCTACCGGGCGTGGCATGCGGGTgccgctgcagcctgcaggcctgcagctgcagcacaAGGGACAGACCACCACCAACCCACGGCGGATTGATCCTTTGCATTGCTTGGCAGCATAACGGTTTCAtatcttcaaaaaaaaacataacgGTTTCGTCGCGCTCTGGGTGATTTGTGCAATAGCGGCCGAACTGTACACTAGTACTATGGTAGTGTCTGGACTATGGAGTCTCGGTCTGTGGCCTTATTTGGTTGATGCTAGAATTGTAGCGCGTTAGGAATAGTAACAATTTTGAcagctaattacggtgtcaaacaaagtcagtttacaaaaccaactttagaacccctgcgctagtgaccataaagaatctaatgaggcctttgaccgcgcgatcagaggatggttactgtagcatcactgtagcaaatcatcaattaattaccgccattagattcgtcgcgaaaagttacacccatccctaaaaaagttttgcaaatagacttcatttagtgcttcatgcatgtgaaatTCTTTTTCCGAGAAGCGTGCGCGCTGGGAATCTTGCCGAAGCAAACAAGGCCTGTATACTCTCACCTGGTCACCTGGACTATTGTCACCATCAAAGGTTTTCTTCCACTGGAGTTGCGGCCGTCATTAGActattagagagagagagagattgttGCCTAGTGACACAAGGTTTATATATATAAGGAAACCGAACTCTAAAACTATCCCAACTAAAATATATGTATATCGCCTTCCCCAAATCAAAAGAAGTTCTTCCTAGCTACCAAACACTTTCTCAAAATGAGCTTAGAGCAATTCTAACTTAAAATAATACAGCTTCCATAGCTATCATCTCACCAAATATCCTTTGAAACTCTCTCATGCGCATGCCGGGACGCCGCTGAGCTCTAGGGTAGGGGCGATGACAAGGCGCTACGGTCTCAAAGCGTGGGACCCAGAAAACAAGTGGTGAGAAACACCACTGCTTGCCCCCAACACATAGGTACcactttcttcattgcttgTGAAacaatttctttctctttccttAATAACTTCTTTCTACATCgatcattatttttttcaaaacttcGATATCGATCATTGAATTGCGGATACAACAGTCTATTAAATGCTACTCTCTCCCTTccaaattaaatattattttaattttttagatatatataattttagatatatagaaaatattatatatataataaaatgaaGTATAATTTAAAATGGATGGAGTAACTATCTCCCTTCTATTGCGATTATTCCACGTGACTTCGTCAACATAGAGGTGCTCGTAATTATATGGTCCATCTCAGTGCATGGTTTCACTGTTTTTAAATAGGAATGAAACTTTTTTCTCATCTTATGGATTTTTTCTTCCTCTCTTATAACGACCCTGCTATCTCAGCAAATTTTGCTAATATGGTATATAAAATTTAATGTTTCTGTAGCAAATTTTACTGGTGCGGTATAAAATTTGATTtctataaaaaatttataaaactcCCGCGAAACTGGTCTCACAAGGCACCAGTGCGGTACACACCCACCCAATCATTTACCGTGGTTCGGtggacagaaaaaaaaaagtcatgcATGGTGCCTGGCATTCAAGGCGCACCAACCAATCGGTCGTGACTAACTGCAAGGACCTCGCTTGGGACACCTCCTCAAGTCCTCATCACCACCTACCTCCAGGGGCGAGGTAAATGTGGCTTTTCTATTCATTGCATATGCGATATTTTTTTAACCCATCGCAAAAGCGCCGGTCGCTACTGCTCATCGTCTTCctcgagcaggggaggggggcgcggccgccggcgggggttGCGAGCTAGGGGAAAAGGAGGGGTGGTTGGTgagcggagcggccgccggcgaggtcgccggcggccggggtggtggagggcggcggcggcccggcggtggcggccggcggagggcgaggcggcgcgggagcgccgccggccgggcggggccggacaactggtgggcggtggccggcggcgggggagagagaaggcggcggcggtggtggacggACAGCACGACGGCGAGATTGGTTAgtgtggcggtggtggagggcggcggcggaggccgggggAGGCGGTCGAGGGCGGGGGCGAACGGGGCGGTAGGTCTGAAATCTATTCGCAGAGAGCGATGAATAGACGCCCCCGGTAAATATGGAGGCCGTGATGAACGGACAGGTGCCGCAGGCAAGTAGGAACCACGGATCGATATGATGGATCGATTTTTGTACTCGATCACCTTCAGGTTCGCAGGGCGCAGGCTCATCAACCACCGGCGCCCGTGCCGGCCGTGGCGAGCTGAGACGTGGCGCGCGTCTCCGTTCGGTTCAAAGTCTGGAGGCTTGTGATGGCTCTACACTTGTCGAGCGTCCTCGGCACGGAAAGCACCgtaccgccgccgcgtccactGGTACTTGGGCTCCGTCTTAATTCACTGCGCGACGTGTCCTTGCCGGAAATGTCGTTTGACGGAGTACGCGTCACTAACGCCAGTAGATTAAAATTTTGGTGGTTTGAATGCAGAAATTTCCACACTTGATGCCCCCATCTCCTTTTTACTTGTTGGATAGGTTTGTTTTAGATAGTGATACGGCATCAAACACATCAATTTTGTAATTCGATACTAAGTCACAAAATATTCATATATAAAACCCTAATGTCTATGGTTctcaagtttttttaaaaaaatataatagaaaATGAGAGCACTTCATTGAGATTAAAATATTTTCCGTGTTAGGGTCTTTGTGATCTAATTTATAGCCTATTTATTATTTGAATGGcggtttttgaaatttttctgaAAAGTTGTGCTGAGGTTTTAGACGATGCTTTTAACTTTCTGGACTCAAAAGGCTAAAAAAACTTAACTGAGCTTTAATTTTCAGCTTTTTATATAAACTCACCTTTTAGTTTTTCTAGGCTTTAGGTTTTTAGGAAGCTGCGTTAGAAGTTCGCTATTTGTTCACGTTGAAAAGCTATTCAGAAGCTCAAATAAACATGCCCTTAATAGTGGGAAACAATCCATTGGCAACAAGTCTCATGTAAGGCTTTGGTTCTGTTTGTTTCAGCTTATGGCGGAGAAAGCTCGATTTTGAGAAATCCAAAAGTCCGGACTCCAAGAATCCAGAAATTGAGAATCCATAATCAGTTGTATTCTCGATTCTCGATTCCAGGAGTTATCTGACTTTTAAATTTTCCATAATTGAGCCTTCAAAATCGATTATTAGCTGAAATAAACGGAACCTTTGCCAACCTCAATATCTTTCTACTAGCCTGCTATAAATGTTCATAGTGGTAGGGGTGTGTCTGTATGGTACATGTGTaagcatatacatatacatactatatttattaaaaaaatagcatCCAAACCAAGTGTGCTCGTGAAAAACTATTGCCGATTTTGGCCATACATAATTCCACTTTACCTTGCCACTCTTTGACTTGTAAAAATTAAAATGGGAGACCACACGGAGTAGAATTTGGGAACACATCAGGCATATCACGGCAGCCATGTCAACTGGAACCCTAATTATTAGGAATGTTTTAAACTTTACAATTATTATCATGCGAGTCATCACAGTACTACATTAGCTCCAATCAGTAGGCCAAAATTATGCAGAATATCTTATCATTTTGCACACCTGCAAACGACTACATTAGCTCAAAGAACTAGGCTAAATTTAGAAAATCATCCAACTATCTTACATCTGTGCCAGCTAGGGTTCGAACCCCAGGTCTGTTGGGTGCCGCCGGAGTGCCTTGATCAACCGGTCTAGCACCCTTTGGCGCTCTATGGAGGATAAAAAGAGTATTTTACACCTTAGTTTACTGAGCAGGTAACAAGACGAGCCAACATGGTGTGCCACCTCAGCAAATGGATGAAATTGGATTTAGATAGCTCGAGAACTAAGTTGAACGTTTTTATAGTTGATGGACGAAATTAAGCCCAATATGATAGATCTAGGACGAATTCGCTATTTTACCATTTTTAAGTAAACATCTTTCTTCATTTTCAAATGCCACACTTCTatcccctctttttttttgagtcaTCTATCTCCTCTTGCTGAGCACAGCCAGCCAGAGGGGCCCGACCGTTCCGTCTAGCCCAGTTGTTCAGTACAGCTGCTTCTAGGGGTGGAATTGAGCCGAGCCTCGACTTTTTTGGAGCTTTCttcgaaatcaatatattcgtatttattatagtctcccgcgttgtttgatatgcaacttcaaatcgagcataacgagccgagccgagccgaacctgccaaaattgacttttgttccaaatcaactaatctttattttaaaaaaagaacgaaCGTAATCGGAGCAATTTTGAAACGAGCCACCGAGCCAGCTTAACGAGCTTTTTTTCCGGTCCTAGCTGCTTCTACTGGCACCAccacgtgggccccacatgcACGTGAGAAGGAAAAAAGGCTACGGGTATATGGGAAAAAAGGGTGTGGACGGGCACCATGGGAAACCTGCGCAAAGTGGGCGCCTGCTACCGGTCTGGGCCCCGATCCAGCCGTCCGTATCAGCCCGCGCCGCACTGGCAGCCGTTGATCCTTGCACGCGCAGAATTTCTTCGTCTTTTTTTGCCAAAGAACGCGCAGAATTTGTGCAGGCATAATTGCATAAACCGTTGCGTAAAGGGTTGTCTGCTTCGCACTTTGGCCCCCCACTTTTGCAGAAAATTTTGTGGCATGGGAACAAACAGGAAAGACACGCTTTTTTCATGGAACTTGTGCCAAATTATGGGAAGCTATTCCCTGCAATTTTGGCAATCGGTCCTACCTGTTTTGGAATTTAAGTTGTTTGAaatattattttgtttgaaatttGATGAATTGGAGTTGAAGTGTCTAGGTTGCTTTATTTATTGTTGTTTCAAGCGAAACTACAAACTATCCGGTAATTTAAGTTTAGTATAGCTGTCAATTATCATTGAGGTGAGAAGAGCATGGTTACATTTGATAGCTTAATCGACTAAAATCCTTAAAAGTATATAAAAAGCAATTGTTCTTACTTAGAAGTCATACACTCAAAAGACTAAAATCGAGATCGAAACTTTTGTAAGGCTTACTAAATGAACAAGATTCATCTTAGGGAGATGAACAAGATTTGGTCCATCAGTGCCGTGAATACGAAGTGATCGCCTCCTATACAATTATGCGAGCTATTTTTTTAACCAAACACACATGTGCATTTACAAAACAATTCCTATACAATTGGGCGagctattttttttttaaagaaacacACATGTGCATTTAGAAAACgatttctatatatatatatatatatattttggtAAAGGAGATTTCTATACAATTAAGCGAGCTACTTTTTTATACAAAGACAAATGTGCATTTAGAAAATGATTCCTTATGGAAACATGCCTTGGTAAAAGAAGTTGGTAAATATGCTCAGTTGCCAGCTCAGAAATTAGCTTGCAAAGAAATGATCCTTCATGATCGAGATTGGAATTGAACAATTTAGAGGGGCAAGGGAAATTTTTCCTCTTCTCCGGCCTTGTCTTCTCCGTTTGTTCATTTCGCGTGGCCTCCTTTGGCCCCCTATTAAACCACCGAGCTGGGCGCCTCCCCGTGGCGCTCGCGGCCGCATTAGCGCGGAGATCGAGAGACAAGAGAGGGAAGGGCGGCGGCTTTGCCGGCTGAAGCCTTCTCctctcccctccgccgccgcctccctgctcCACCCCCGGAAACTAATCCCTCGCCTGGTACGCGCGAAAGCCTCCCTCTTTCTCCTGATTAGCCAGCCGCGTTAGATTTAGATTCTCTTGGGCGTTCCAATCTGAGACCTCGATCCGGAGATCCAGAGTTTCTTGCCTGAGATCCTGGCATTTGGGATTTCCTGACGGGcatctttgtttttcttttcagaATGGGGACATCGGCGGCGGAGCCCaatgccgcgcccgcgccgccggccgcggagccggcgcagccgcggcggcggatgccGGACTTCCAGCAGTCGGTGCGGCTCAAGTACGTGAAGCTGGGGTACCACTACCTCATCTCCCACGGCATGTACCTGCTGCTGTCGCCGCTCATGGCGCTCGTCGCCGTGCAGCTCTCCACCGTCTCCCCGCGCGACCTCGCCGACCTGTGGGAGCAGCTCCGCTTCAACCTCCTCTCCGTGGTCGCCTGCTCCACGCTGCTCGTCTTCCTCTCCACGGTCTACTTCCTCACCCGCCCGCGCCCCGTGTACCTGCTCGACTTCGCCTGCTacaagccggagccggagcgcaAGTGCACGCGCGAGACCTTCATGCACTGCTCCAAGCTCACCGGCTCCTTCACCGACGACAACCTCGAGTTCCAGCGCAAGATCCTCGAGCGCTCCGGGCTCGGCGAGGACACCTAcctgcccgccgccgtgctccgggTGCCCCCCAACCCGTGCATGGACGAGGCGCGCAAGGAGGCGCGCGCCGTCATGTTCGGCGCCATCGACCAGCTGCTCGAGAAGACCGGGGTCAGGCCCAAGGACATTGGCGTCCTCGTGGTCAACTGCAGCTTGTTCAACCCGACGCCGTCGCTGTCAGCCATGGTGGTGAACCATTACAAGCTGAGGGGGAACATTGTCAGCTACAACCTCGGCGGGATGGGCTGCAGCGCCGGGCTGCTGTCCATCGACCTCGCCAAGGATCTGCTGCAGGTGCATCCCAACTCGTACGCCTTGGTGATCAGCATGGAGAACATCACGCTGAATTGGTACTTTGGGAACAACCGGTCCATGCTCGTGTCGAATTGCCTGTTCCGGATGGGTGGTGCCGCCATCCTGCTCTCGAACAAGCGGTCCGACAGGCGGAGGTCCAAGTATGAGCTGGTGCACACGGTGCGCACGCACAAGGGCGCCGACGACAAGTGCTTCGGCTGCGTGACGCAGGAGGAGGACGAGATTGGCAAGATCGGCGTGTCCCTGTCCAAGGATCTGATGGCGGTCGCTGGCGATGCCCTCAAGACCAACATCACCACGCTGGGGCCACTGGTGCTCCCGCTGTCGGAGCAGCTCCTCTTCATGGCCACACTGGTTGCCAAGAAGTTGCTCAAGATGAAGATCAAGCCGTACATCCCCGACTTCAAGCTGGCCTTCGAGCACTTCTGCATCCACGCTGGTGGCCGCGCGGTGCTGGATGAGCTGGAGAAGAACCTGGAGCTCACTGATTGGCACATGGAGCCATCGAGGATGACCCTGTACAGGTTTGGCAACACGTCGAGCAGCTCGCTCTGGTATGAGCTGGCGTACTCCGAGGCCAAGGGGAGGATCAGGAAGCGCGACAGGATCTGGCAGATCGCCTTCGGGTCCGGGTTCAAGTGCAACAGCGCCGTCTGGAAGGCTCTCCGGACCGTGAACCCGGCCAAGGAGAAGAACCCCTGGATGGATGAGATCGACAACTTCCCGGTGGATGTTCCAAGGATCTCAAAGGTTGGCAACGCGTGAAGAACACTGGCTGTTCCCAGGTGGCAATTGGAGTTGGTCATTGTCCGCTGCCAAGGCAGAGGTTTAAGCTTATGATCCCATCGTTCGCGCTGTCAGTTATTGGTTTCAGTTGAGTAGCATGGCATCTGTGTGGAGCACTTGAAGTAGACGATTTGATTAGGTAGAGGGTGTGGTTTCTTCGCTAGGGTTGCCTGAATGTCTGATATGTCCAGTTTATTCAGATTGGGGAAAGCAATTGCTTTTCAGTATCGGTATCACATTCTTTGCCGCCTGATCGAGATGTCTCAGTTGCAGGCCCAGCTGATACTTGAATTCCCCTGTTCAATTGATTGATCGGTTCTGTCCTGATGAAAACCTTCTAGACTATCATCGTTTGGCATTGCCAAGGTGGTTGTGGGGGAGGTGCTGAGCGTGATGTGCCAGTCGTGCGTGGAGGATGCGATGATTTTCCAAGAAGCGATCCCCCGTCAGCTGTTTGTGATGTGGATCTGAGCTTTGCTCGGGTGGTTTTAGGTGGAAGCGCCTGTCAATCATGCACTCATGCTTGTAATCAATTGTCCAAGCTGTCGAACTATTGCGTGATGGCCTGTCTCTGCACTATTTTGAAGTAAAATGAAACCGGAGTTGACCACGTGATCTTGGCATCACTGGATGCTCTTTACGTTTACACAGGAAATTCGTGCTCTGTCAGAGCCCAGTAGCACCTAAGAACAATGCGTTTCATCTTCGTGGCACAGGAATTTGGGCATGGAACACGCACATCAATCCAGCCTGCAGCCAAGCGTGCACTACACAGGGAGTCAGAACCTCGGTGAGGTCCTCGGACCCCGGGCTCTCGTCGCTCTCTAGGTCCCCCGTGCCCGGCATCTGCATCCAGCCGATTTGTTGCTGCCTGGCGCGCGCGCCTGCATCTGTGGCTGCAGAGGCGTGAGCTCCCAGCTCCGGCCGCCAACCCCATCCTGACATCCTGAAACGCCCCCTCCTGCTCCTCTCGTGGAAGCGGTGCTGGCCAGGCTGCCGTCCAGGCGCGCCGCAGGCAACGGGATCGGTATCCAGCGGCGCTTCCCGTCTGCTGTTTGGTGCAGGGGGCGACGCAGAAGCCTACAATGTCCTGTGACACTGGCACCACGTGAGGCCAGTACAAGACGAGGCACCGAGACAAGGTCATGACTGCAAGGTTGTCCATTGCAGTGCCCATTTTTCTTAGAAACAATTTGCTGTGTGCGTTTAGTTTAGACACTCAGATCTGAGGTTCTTTTCTTTCAGGAAAGGGGGAAAAAAACTGAAGCTGTAGACCATTATGGTCCAATACTAGTACCAGGGTACCGCATACAACAGGTGGTCTGGCGCCAATCATGAGATGGCCATGAACAGTGATTCCACATGCACGCCGCGGCCGGAGAAAAGGCCCATCAGATACACGCAGCCATGGGCCGGTTCACATGGCGGGGCATGTGACGCGATTCCTTTTTGCGAAACGCCGTGACGAGGACGGACTGCTACGGAGTACCATTCTTGCACAACATGCATGCGCCAATGCCATCTTCTAGAAGACCCCGAGAAAAAGTATCTTTATGCGATACAGGAACCAATTGCGACCTTAGATGCGAGACCAGTAACATGCGTGCAAATACTGCTGCAGGTTTCGCGGATCTGGTCACCGATCAGCACCGCCGCACGTTCCGAGCAACCATA comes from Panicum virgatum strain AP13 chromosome 4K, P.virgatum_v5, whole genome shotgun sequence and encodes:
- the LOC120703828 gene encoding 3-ketoacyl-CoA synthase 11-like, with translation MGTSAAEPNAAPAPPAAEPAQPRRRMPDFQQSVRLKYVKLGYHYLISHGMYLLLSPLMALVAVQLSTVSPRDLADLWEQLRFNLLSVVACSTLLVFLSTVYFLTRPRPVYLLDFACYKPEPERKCTRETFMHCSKLTGSFTDDNLEFQRKILERSGLGEDTYLPAAVLRVPPNPCMDEARKEARAVMFGAIDQLLEKTGVRPKDIGVLVVNCSLFNPTPSLSAMVVNHYKLRGNIVSYNLGGMGCSAGLLSIDLAKDLLQVHPNSYALVISMENITLNWYFGNNRSMLVSNCLFRMGGAAILLSNKRSDRRRSKYELVHTVRTHKGADDKCFGCVTQEEDEIGKIGVSLSKDLMAVAGDALKTNITTLGPLVLPLSEQLLFMATLVAKKLLKMKIKPYIPDFKLAFEHFCIHAGGRAVLDELEKNLELTDWHMEPSRMTLYRFGNTSSSSLWYELAYSEAKGRIRKRDRIWQIAFGSGFKCNSAVWKALRTVNPAKEKNPWMDEIDNFPVDVPRISKVGNA